One genomic region from Piliocolobus tephrosceles isolate RC106 unplaced genomic scaffold, ASM277652v3 unscaffolded_22735, whole genome shotgun sequence encodes:
- the LOC111533728 gene encoding coiled-coil domain-containing protein 144B-like: MMQALRKQGTHKWLQLKEDQEFDLQMTKNMNENSDSCSTNNYKSLKPKLENLSSLPPDSDRTSEVYLYEKLQQDIQKFKNEVDTLEEELLALKKETVQLQKEVEEEVEKHRSNRTESTGTLTDGATVGSDDDGLNQQIPRKENGDHDRSADKTSNQNNKVKNQIHPGADFTDSVEPSEIASEDCELSHSVYENFMLLMEQLTMECKDLP, translated from the exons ATGATGCAGGCACTAAGAAAGCAAGGAACCCACAAGTGGTTACAGTTGAAAGAAGACCAAGAGTTTGATttgcaaatgacaaaaaatatGAACGAAAATAGTGACAGTTGCAGTACAAATAACTATAAAAGCCTGAAACCTAAATTAGAAAATCTGAGTTCTTTACCACCAGATTCTGACAGGACATCAGAAGTATATCTATATGAGAAATTACAGCAAGACATACAAAAGTTTAAGAATGAGGTCGACACATTAGAAGAAgagttgctggctttgaagaaagAAACTGTTCAACTTCAGAAAGAGGTTGAAGAAGAAGTGGAGAAGCACAGAAGTAATAGAACAGAATCAACAGGAACCCTAACTGATGGTGCTACTGTTGGCAGTGATGATGATGGACTAAATCAGCAGATTCCTAGGAAGGAGAATGGAGACCATGACAGGTCTGCAGATAAAACATCTAATCAAAATAACAAGGTCAAAAACCAAATACATCCTGGGGCTGACTTTACTGACTCAGTGGAGCCATCTGAAATAGCCTCAGAGGACTGTGAGTTGTCTCATTCTGTTTATGAGAACTTTATGTTGCTGATGGAACAACTTACAATGGAGTGTAAAG ATTtgccttaa